A single Candidatus Liberibacter asiaticus DNA region contains:
- a CDS encoding RsmB/NOP family class I SAM-dependent RNA methyltransferase, whose translation MRLGGQIAAAIEILKDIRTHKKPITNSLKDWGMSHRFAGSSDRASISNIVHDVLRKYLSSAYIMDSDDPESLVYAVIMKDWDIPWEKMLSMLKEDLFSPPLPKESVIKSFHSRQLENAPLHIQGNIPQWLQSSFQSYFKDTWLKEAKSLSMRAPLDLRTNTLKVNRCKLFKNLCHYGVHHSSISRFGLRIPATKGKSRLPNVMNDITFQRGWFEIQDEGSQIVSNLTAITNSSQILDFCAGGGGKTLALSMLLNNKGQIHAWDNNKSRMAPIVARIKRAGIHNVQLHSSWESLRNLQEHFTTVLVDAPCSGTGTWRRRPDIKWRLSQKNLIERTEEQKKILEESAQFVRPEGYLVYITCSILPEENIQQINYFLSKNPHFSIDSIIDDWNQLYDLKNHPSLFIENGCCVLTPFLTNTDGFFFCRLKRHT comes from the coding sequence ATGCGTTTAGGTGGACAAATTGCCGCAGCTATTGAGATTCTAAAAGATATTAGAACTCACAAGAAACCCATAACAAATTCATTAAAAGATTGGGGCATGTCTCATCGTTTTGCTGGTTCTAGCGACCGTGCATCAATTAGCAATATTGTTCATGATGTCCTTAGAAAATATCTTTCTAGCGCCTACATAATGGATAGTGATGATCCTGAATCCCTAGTATACGCAGTAATAATGAAAGACTGGGATATTCCATGGGAAAAAATGTTGTCCATGTTGAAAGAAGATCTCTTTTCCCCTCCTCTTCCCAAAGAATCAGTCATCAAATCCTTTCATTCTCGTCAATTAGAAAATGCACCTTTACATATTCAAGGCAACATTCCGCAATGGTTACAATCGTCTTTTCAATCATATTTCAAAGACACTTGGCTAAAAGAAGCAAAATCATTATCTATGCGTGCTCCCTTAGATTTACGCACTAATACACTCAAAGTTAACCGTTGCAAATTATTCAAAAATCTTTGCCATTATGGCGTACACCACTCTTCTATATCTCGATTCGGATTGCGAATACCCGCAACAAAAGGAAAATCACGTTTGCCCAATGTCATGAATGACATTACATTTCAACGCGGATGGTTTGAAATACAAGACGAAGGATCACAAATTGTCTCAAATCTCACAGCAATTACAAACAGTTCACAAATTTTAGATTTTTGTGCTGGAGGAGGAGGAAAGACACTGGCATTATCAATGCTATTAAACAATAAAGGTCAAATCCATGCATGGGATAACAACAAAAGTAGAATGGCTCCTATTGTAGCCCGCATCAAACGTGCTGGTATCCACAACGTACAGTTACACAGTTCCTGGGAATCATTACGCAATCTACAAGAACATTTTACAACAGTGTTGGTTGATGCACCATGTTCAGGGACAGGAACATGGCGAAGACGTCCAGATATAAAATGGCGACTATCACAAAAAAACCTTATAGAAAGAACTGAAGAACAGAAAAAAATTCTAGAGGAATCAGCACAATTCGTGCGACCCGAAGGTTATCTTGTTTATATTACTTGTTCTATTCTTCCCGAAGAAAATATTCAGCAAATCAATTATTTTTTATCAAAGAACCCTCATTTTAGTATAGATTCTATCATTGATGATTGGAACCAACTGTATGATTTAAAAAACCACCCATCGCTTTTTATTGAAAACGGGTGTTGTGTTCTAACGCCTTTTCTAACAAATACAGATGGATTTTTCTTTTGTAGACTTAAACGCCATACTTAA
- the dnaA gene encoding chromosomal replication initiator protein DnaA: protein MQLREVAACIQENDVEIAEKTPNVDVDKRCLEVNCESIFTIVSSRLKNQVGPDVYASWFQRLKFHSVLHNIVHLSVPTNFLKAWIKNRYLETITKLFQEEHSRIQGVEILVRSVALPSVEKTASSPSITKLSPINTNISKSPIILGKQTISPVFGSPLDSRFVFSTFIEGSSNRVALTAAQSIAEVDSHGYTTVRLNPLFIHASVGLGKTHLLQAIANASIKRQPNLRVVYLTAEYFMWRFASAIRDNCALNLKDSLRNIDLLLIDDMQFLQGKLIQHEFCHLLNSLLDSAKQVVAAADRPPSELESLDPRIRSRLQGGVSVPLGLHDYEMRFSILKNRLAISQKEDPKLNINEEVLMHVARTVTTSGRELDGAFNQLVFRHSFAPILTAEIADELLSHLVNTGETKKMRIEDIQRMVAKHYNISRNDLLSNRRVRTVVRPRQVAMYLSKIMTPRSFPEIGRRFGDRDHTTVLHAVRKVEKMLETDITLKKEVELLKRLISE from the coding sequence ATGCAATTAAGAGAAGTAGCCGCTTGTATTCAGGAAAATGATGTTGAAATAGCTGAAAAAACCCCAAATGTAGATGTTGATAAGAGGTGCTTGGAAGTAAACTGCGAGTCTATTTTTACGATCGTATCGTCGCGCCTGAAAAATCAAGTAGGCCCAGATGTATATGCTAGCTGGTTCCAAAGACTCAAGTTTCACTCGGTTTTGCATAATATTGTGCACTTATCTGTCCCAACCAATTTTTTAAAAGCTTGGATCAAAAATCGCTATCTTGAAACCATTACAAAACTTTTCCAAGAAGAACATAGCCGAATCCAAGGAGTGGAAATTCTTGTCAGATCTGTCGCATTACCCTCTGTAGAAAAAACAGCCTCTTCACCTTCGATAACAAAACTATCTCCGATCAACACGAACATAAGCAAAAGTCCCATTATACTCGGGAAGCAAACCATTAGCCCAGTATTTGGATCACCTCTTGATAGCCGATTTGTATTTTCTACTTTCATAGAAGGCTCTTCTAATCGCGTCGCGCTTACGGCAGCTCAGAGTATTGCTGAAGTCGATTCTCATGGTTACACTACAGTAAGGTTAAATCCTTTATTTATCCACGCTTCTGTCGGACTTGGAAAAACGCATCTTTTACAAGCTATTGCCAACGCGTCTATCAAAAGACAACCGAATCTTCGAGTGGTTTATTTAACCGCTGAGTATTTCATGTGGAGATTCGCTAGTGCTATACGCGATAACTGCGCTCTCAACCTTAAAGACAGTCTTCGCAATATAGACTTACTTTTAATTGACGATATGCAATTCTTACAAGGGAAACTCATCCAACATGAATTCTGTCACTTGTTAAATTCCCTCTTGGATAGCGCCAAACAAGTTGTGGCAGCAGCGGATCGTCCTCCCTCTGAACTAGAATCTCTCGATCCACGCATACGTTCCCGTCTCCAAGGAGGTGTTTCAGTACCTTTGGGATTACATGATTACGAAATGCGATTTTCTATCCTTAAAAATCGCCTTGCGATATCCCAAAAAGAAGATCCTAAACTGAACATCAATGAAGAAGTTCTTATGCACGTTGCACGCACTGTCACAACAAGTGGACGCGAATTAGATGGAGCTTTTAATCAACTTGTTTTTCGGCATTCCTTTGCACCTATTTTAACGGCGGAGATTGCAGACGAGCTGTTGTCACATCTCGTCAATACTGGCGAAACTAAAAAAATGCGAATTGAGGATATACAACGCATGGTAGCCAAGCACTATAATATATCGCGTAATGACCTCTTGTCTAACCGTCGCGTTCGCACTGTTGTAAGACCTCGCCAAGTTGCTATGTATCTGTCCAAAATCATGACTCCACGTTCTTTTCCAGAAATAGGTCGTCGTTTTGGAGATAGAGATCATACAACTGTCCTCCATGCCGTTCGAAAAGTAGAAAAGATGCTGGAAACCGATATTACCCTTAAAAAAGAAGTAGAATTGCTTAAAAGATTAATATCAGAATAA
- the rph gene encoding ribonuclease PH — protein sequence MRLSGRQENQMREISLTRRVSKYAEGSCLVKFGDTHLLTTATLEEKVPMWIRNTKHGWITAEYGMLPRSTGNRVKREAVSGRQGGRSQEIQRMIGRALRSVVDLSALGSRQIIIDCDVIQADGGTRTAAITGAWVALHDCLQHMEDCSNKFQLSQVLKGHVAAISCGMLCGYPIVDLDYGEDSTIDVDANFVMTDSGHIVEVQGSAERATFSQDHFFAMLNLAKDRIADLIKLQKDVISNEV from the coding sequence ATGCGTTTATCAGGTCGACAAGAAAATCAGATGCGAGAAATATCATTGACAAGGCGTGTTTCTAAATATGCTGAAGGATCTTGTTTGGTAAAGTTCGGTGACACTCATTTACTAACGACTGCTACGCTTGAAGAAAAAGTTCCAATGTGGATTCGCAATACGAAACATGGATGGATAACAGCAGAATATGGAATGTTGCCTCGTTCTACGGGAAATCGTGTAAAACGTGAAGCTGTCAGTGGGAGACAAGGAGGAAGAAGCCAAGAAATACAACGTATGATAGGCCGCGCGTTGCGTTCAGTCGTCGATCTTTCGGCTTTAGGGTCGCGTCAGATTATTATAGATTGTGATGTTATCCAAGCTGATGGAGGTACACGTACTGCTGCGATTACTGGGGCATGGGTTGCGTTGCATGACTGTCTGCAACATATGGAAGATTGTAGTAATAAATTTCAATTATCACAAGTTCTTAAAGGTCATGTAGCTGCGATATCTTGCGGGATGTTATGTGGGTATCCTATAGTAGATCTTGATTATGGGGAAGATTCTACAATTGATGTTGATGCCAATTTTGTAATGACTGATTCAGGTCATATAGTAGAAGTACAAGGTTCTGCAGAACGCGCTACTTTTTCTCAGGATCACTTTTTCGCTATGTTAAATCTAGCAAAAGATAGGATTGCCGATCTGATAAAATTGCAGAAAGATGTGATATCCAATGAGGTTTAA
- the rpsT gene encoding 30S ribosomal protein S20, with translation MANKDSAKKMIRKIARRTLINKSRRSSVRSFMRHANEAITFGKIEEATEACRKAESVIQKAKSKGIFHGNAASRKVSRLSKRLKGILTSA, from the coding sequence ATGGCTAATAAGGATTCTGCGAAAAAAATGATTCGCAAAATTGCTCGTCGTACGTTGATTAATAAGAGTCGACGTTCTTCTGTGCGTTCCTTCATGCGTCACGCAAATGAGGCGATTACTTTTGGAAAAATTGAAGAGGCAACAGAAGCCTGTAGAAAGGCGGAGTCTGTCATACAAAAAGCTAAAAGTAAGGGAATATTCCATGGAAACGCGGCTTCTCGCAAGGTTTCACGCTTATCAAAGCGTTTGAAGGGTATACTCACATCTGCATGA
- a CDS encoding non-canonical purine NTP pyrophosphatase → MRKLIENNIVIASHNVDKIHEMDSLIMPLGIMTTSALELNLIIPEETGNSFEENAMIKSLTAAKNAGMPALSDDSGLVIDVLDGKPGIHSARWAESNTGERDFDMAMQKIENALRSKFAHDPAFRSAHFISVLSLAWPDGHVENFSGKVSGIIVWPPRGQLGFGYDPIFQPNGYDRTFGEMTEEEKNGGIDSATLFSILSTDLLSHRARAFKCFVDNCLRIDEK, encoded by the coding sequence GTGCGTAAATTAATTGAGAACAATATTGTCATTGCAAGTCATAATGTTGATAAAATCCATGAGATGGACAGTCTCATTATGCCATTAGGTATTATGACCACATCTGCTCTTGAATTAAACTTAATCATTCCAGAAGAAACGGGAAATTCGTTTGAAGAAAATGCGATGATTAAATCGTTAACTGCAGCTAAAAATGCAGGCATGCCAGCTCTTTCGGATGATTCTGGGCTTGTGATTGATGTACTGGATGGAAAGCCAGGAATCCATAGTGCTAGATGGGCCGAAAGCAATACTGGTGAGCGTGATTTTGATATGGCAATGCAAAAAATAGAAAATGCTCTTAGATCCAAATTTGCTCATGATCCTGCTTTTCGTTCTGCACATTTCATTTCGGTTTTATCTCTTGCTTGGCCTGATGGTCATGTAGAGAATTTTTCTGGAAAGGTAAGTGGAATTATTGTATGGCCTCCGCGTGGTCAATTGGGTTTTGGATATGATCCTATTTTTCAGCCAAATGGCTATGATCGTACTTTTGGTGAGATGACAGAAGAAGAAAAGAACGGAGGAATAGATAGTGCCACACTTTTTTCCATATTGAGCACAGATCTTCTTTCTCACAGAGCGCGTGCATTCAAGTGTTTTGTCGATAATTGTTTGCGTATAGATGAGAAATGA
- a CDS encoding creatininase family protein: MNPLIIFTDNSLPLCADARKDWIVVLPLGAYEQHGPHLPMNTDTIIAAGLAERIKSILPPRLPVTCMPVEPIGYSIEHMYVDGTKTLTYAEAIEHWLAIIDAIRKMGIRKIVILNAHGGNSPLVSIVSTEARMRFSMLVVSTSWSRFTIPQGIISFPETEIGIHGGEIETSMMLALAPHLVKMDLAENFSSRQSEFLRNFKYLRAHGSHSFGWSMKDLNPKGVVGNAMDATVKKGEGLLSYFANCFIQLLNDINSFDVSIFDKDVQK; encoded by the coding sequence ATGAACCCATTGATCATATTTACAGATAATTCTCTACCTTTATGCGCTGATGCACGCAAAGATTGGATAGTGGTACTACCGTTAGGAGCATATGAACAACATGGTCCACATTTACCGATGAATACTGATACTATTATTGCAGCAGGATTAGCAGAGCGTATCAAAAGTATTCTTCCCCCTAGACTTCCTGTTACCTGTATGCCAGTAGAACCCATTGGTTATTCAATTGAACACATGTATGTTGATGGGACAAAGACTCTCACTTACGCTGAAGCTATAGAACATTGGTTAGCTATAATAGATGCAATACGAAAAATGGGAATACGTAAGATTGTCATTTTGAATGCGCATGGTGGTAATTCACCTTTGGTATCTATCGTCTCTACAGAAGCGCGAATGCGTTTTTCAATGTTAGTAGTATCTACTAGTTGGTCGAGATTTACTATTCCTCAGGGTATTATTTCGTTTCCAGAAACCGAAATTGGGATACATGGAGGGGAAATAGAAACGAGTATGATGTTGGCGCTTGCCCCTCATTTAGTAAAAATGGATTTAGCGGAAAATTTTTCCTCGCGACAATCGGAATTCTTGCGTAATTTTAAATATCTACGCGCGCATGGGTCACATAGTTTTGGATGGAGCATGAAGGATTTAAATCCTAAAGGAGTTGTGGGCAATGCCATGGATGCTACTGTTAAAAAAGGAGAGGGTTTGCTCTCATATTTTGCGAATTGTTTCATTCAGCTTCTCAATGATATCAATTCTTTTGATGTAAGCATATTTGATAAAGATGTTCAAAAATAA
- the mutM gene encoding bifunctional DNA-formamidopyrimidine glycosylase/DNA-(apurinic or apyrimidinic site) lyase: MPELPEVEIIRRNLMMVMKNMTVTDICLHRKNLRFDFPHHFSAATRGKKIIDVSRRAKYLLIELEGNLSIIVHLGMSGSFIIEHTSCAKPIKNPQHNHVTISLTNNTNTKKYRVIYNDPRRFGFMDLVETSLKYQYPPLRTLGPEPADNSFNAIYLTHQFHKKNSNLKNALLNQKIVAGIGNIYVCEALWRAKLSPIRKTRSLIQNNGTPKDILYKLIQEIQKVLIDAIDAGGSSLRDYVHIDGSIGYFQNAFSVYGKTGEPCLSNCGQMIRRIVQAGRSTFYCTYCQK, translated from the coding sequence ATGCCTGAATTACCAGAGGTAGAAATCATTCGACGCAATCTCATGATGGTTATGAAAAACATGACCGTAACAGACATATGCTTACATCGAAAAAATTTGCGTTTTGATTTTCCCCATCATTTTTCTGCGGCTACACGAGGCAAAAAAATCATTGATGTTTCCCGACGCGCAAAATATTTGCTCATTGAACTTGAGGGGAATTTATCAATCATTGTACACCTAGGAATGTCCGGATCCTTCATCATTGAACACACATCTTGTGCAAAACCAATCAAAAATCCCCAACACAATCATGTGACTATTTCTCTCACGAATAACACTAACACAAAAAAATATCGCGTCATTTATAACGATCCTCGTCGTTTTGGATTTATGGATCTAGTAGAAACTAGTTTAAAATACCAATACCCCCCTTTACGCACGCTAGGTCCAGAACCAGCAGATAACAGCTTCAATGCAATATATTTAACTCACCAATTTCATAAGAAAAATAGCAATCTCAAAAATGCCCTCCTTAACCAAAAAATAGTAGCTGGGATTGGCAACATTTATGTATGTGAAGCACTATGGCGTGCTAAACTCTCTCCTATACGAAAAACAAGAAGTCTTATACAAAACAATGGAACTCCCAAAGATATACTTTATAAACTGATCCAAGAAATTCAAAAAGTTCTTATTGATGCTATCGATGCTGGAGGATCTTCATTGCGCGATTATGTGCACATAGATGGTTCAATAGGTTATTTCCAAAATGCATTCTCTGTATACGGGAAAACTGGCGAACCCTGTCTATCAAATTGTGGACAGATGATACGTCGCATTGTCCAAGCAGGAAGATCTACCTTTTACTGTACATATTGTCAAAAATAA
- the ubiE gene encoding bifunctional demethylmenaquinone methyltransferase/2-methoxy-6-polyprenyl-1,4-benzoquinol methylase UbiE, translating into MTKDRFDSDNNMKTSYGFREVPEEEKQNMVNHVFSRVSHRYDVMNDLMSLGLHRFWKEAMVTNLNPRKSKDYRVLDVAGGTGDVAFRIAEASDNRSQIVVADINNEMLSVGRDRAFKENLQDCITFIEANAETLPFEANSFDACTLAFGIRNMPHITLVLQEIYRILKCGGRLLVLEFSEVQGPVFKKIYDMWSFKVIPQLGRFIAGDEEPYQYLIESIRRFPNQQDFAAVISAAGFSNVSFTNYTNGVVALHSGWKCENIGSVV; encoded by the coding sequence ATGACAAAAGACCGTTTTGATTCTGATAACAATATGAAAACTTCTTATGGATTTCGTGAGGTTCCAGAAGAAGAAAAGCAAAACATGGTGAACCATGTTTTCTCTAGAGTGTCGCATCGTTATGATGTGATGAATGACTTGATGTCTCTTGGATTACATAGGTTTTGGAAGGAAGCGATGGTGACTAATCTTAATCCTCGCAAGTCTAAGGATTATCGTGTTTTGGATGTTGCAGGTGGTACGGGCGATGTTGCTTTTCGTATCGCAGAAGCATCAGATAATCGATCTCAGATTGTGGTAGCGGATATTAACAATGAAATGTTGTCTGTTGGAAGAGATCGTGCTTTTAAAGAGAATTTACAGGATTGTATAACTTTTATTGAGGCAAATGCTGAAACTCTTCCTTTTGAGGCGAATAGTTTTGATGCGTGTACGTTGGCTTTCGGGATTCGCAATATGCCACATATTACACTAGTACTTCAGGAGATCTATCGGATACTTAAGTGCGGAGGACGATTGCTTGTATTAGAATTTTCCGAAGTGCAAGGGCCTGTTTTTAAAAAGATTTATGATATGTGGTCTTTCAAAGTTATCCCTCAATTAGGACGGTTCATAGCGGGAGATGAAGAGCCATATCAATACTTAATTGAATCTATTCGAAGATTTCCGAATCAACAGGATTTTGCAGCAGTCATTTCTGCAGCTGGTTTTTCTAATGTATCATTTACAAACTATACTAATGGTGTTGTAGCCCTCCATTCTGGATGGAAATGTGAGAATATAGGGAGTGTTGTTTGA
- the hemW gene encoding radical SAM family heme chaperone HemW, producing the protein MKYLSAYENNMTGQGSNSLGVYVHWPFCVKKCPYCDFNSHVRRYKVGQENFIQSFLTEMQWMRQLTGPRSISSIFFGGGTPSLIEPQNIALILDGIAKNWTVSSNVEITIEANPSSVEVNNFQGYRKAGVNRISLGVQSLEEQSLRFLGRNHNASEAIAAIHLARNIFPRMSFDLIYALPKQTMTQWEMELQRALSYAVDHLSLYQLTIEKGTLFYKMHKDGDLVLPSENVAVDLYNLTQSITSAHGLHAYEISNHSFLGAESLHNLNYWRYGDYIGIGPGAHSRVKVGSHRVAISIEKHPESWLKMVRKNGHAVVEKEFLSSEQQADEFLMMGLRLREGISVKDWEMLAGRNLDIECERNLQRQGFIERVQFSRLRCTQRGMTMLDSVIANLAV; encoded by the coding sequence ATGAAATATCTCAGTGCATACGAAAATAATATGACAGGTCAGGGATCCAATTCTCTAGGAGTTTATGTCCATTGGCCTTTCTGTGTTAAAAAATGTCCCTACTGTGATTTTAACAGTCATGTTCGACGTTATAAAGTGGGTCAAGAAAATTTCATTCAATCTTTTCTTACAGAAATGCAGTGGATGAGACAATTGACTGGACCTCGATCAATTTCCAGTATTTTCTTTGGTGGAGGGACGCCTTCTCTGATAGAGCCGCAGAACATTGCGCTTATTCTTGATGGTATAGCAAAGAATTGGACTGTATCGTCAAATGTTGAAATTACCATTGAGGCTAATCCTTCTAGTGTAGAAGTGAATAATTTTCAAGGATATAGAAAAGCGGGTGTGAATCGCATTTCTCTAGGTGTGCAATCTTTAGAGGAGCAATCCTTAAGGTTTTTAGGTCGCAATCATAATGCTTCCGAGGCTATTGCAGCCATACATTTAGCGCGCAATATTTTTCCACGCATGTCTTTTGATTTAATATATGCCCTACCAAAACAAACTATGACACAATGGGAAATGGAATTGCAAAGAGCTCTTTCTTATGCGGTAGATCATCTTTCGCTTTATCAGCTTACAATAGAAAAAGGAACATTGTTTTACAAGATGCATAAAGATGGAGATCTCGTTCTTCCTAGCGAAAATGTTGCCGTGGATCTTTATAATTTGACTCAAAGCATTACTAGTGCACATGGGTTACATGCATATGAAATATCTAATCATTCTTTTCTAGGTGCCGAAAGTTTACATAATCTGAATTATTGGAGATACGGTGATTATATTGGAATTGGTCCAGGGGCACATAGTCGTGTTAAGGTTGGTTCTCACCGAGTGGCAATATCGATAGAAAAACATCCTGAGAGTTGGTTAAAAATGGTGAGAAAAAATGGACATGCTGTTGTTGAAAAAGAATTTCTAAGCTCTGAACAGCAGGCTGATGAATTTTTAATGATGGGTTTGAGATTAAGAGAAGGAATAAGTGTCAAGGATTGGGAAATGTTAGCAGGGCGTAATTTGGATATTGAATGTGAAAGAAATCTTCAAAGACAAGGCTTTATTGAGCGCGTTCAATTTTCAAGATTACGATGCACTCAGCGGGGAATGACGATGTTGGACTCGGTAATAGCAAATCTTGCTGTATAG
- a CDS encoding imelysin family protein produces MKKNLFMYFITIISIVFTLPSHALSIVPNVSLEKVLQNYATIAHAKYEDALMCARTLDSAIETLVTTPNKKNLENARLQWIRARIPYQQSEVYRFGNKIVDTWDKKVNAWPLDEGFIDYVDSSYGKENEENNLYTANIIANSKIIVNEKEIDLSIISPDLLRKLHRANGIDTNITTGYHVIEFLLWGQDLKTNVREPGNRPYTDFDIGNCTGGHCRRRVEYLKVVSKILVSDLEEMMKAWGPDGQATKDLMKDINAGLNSIITGMTSLSYNELAGERMNLGLILHDPEQEIDCFSDNTYASYLNDVIGIISSYTGEYIRMNGEKIHGASIHDLISHNNRNLAQEINDKFSNTMKDFHILKDRAENIESFDQMISENNPEGNKIVRNLINDLITQTESLRKIRIALDLIEPNRVIGNVP; encoded by the coding sequence ATGAAAAAAAATTTATTTATGTATTTTATTACCATTATTAGCATCGTATTTACTCTTCCATCACACGCATTAAGCATTGTACCGAACGTAAGTCTAGAAAAGGTATTACAAAATTATGCTACTATCGCACACGCCAAATATGAAGATGCTCTAATGTGTGCTCGTACATTAGATAGCGCTATTGAAACCCTCGTTACCACTCCTAATAAGAAAAATCTTGAAAACGCTCGTCTTCAATGGATCAGAGCCCGAATCCCATATCAACAATCTGAAGTATATCGTTTTGGAAATAAAATCGTCGATACATGGGATAAAAAGGTCAATGCTTGGCCTCTAGATGAAGGATTTATAGATTATGTTGATAGTTCATACGGAAAGGAAAATGAGGAAAATAACCTGTATACAGCCAATATCATCGCCAATTCAAAAATTATCGTCAACGAAAAAGAAATAGATCTATCCATTATTTCCCCAGATTTACTTAGAAAGTTACATAGAGCCAATGGTATCGATACCAATATTACCACCGGCTATCATGTGATAGAATTTCTCTTATGGGGACAAGACTTAAAAACAAATGTTCGCGAACCAGGAAACAGACCATATACCGATTTTGATATAGGAAATTGTACTGGTGGTCATTGCCGCAGACGCGTAGAATATCTCAAGGTCGTTTCAAAGATACTAGTATCAGATCTAGAAGAAATGATGAAAGCTTGGGGACCAGATGGACAGGCAACTAAAGACCTCATGAAAGATATAAACGCAGGATTGAATTCTATAATCACCGGCATGACATCCCTTTCTTATAATGAATTAGCAGGAGAACGTATGAATCTAGGACTCATACTACACGATCCTGAACAAGAAATTGATTGTTTTTCAGATAATACATATGCATCGTATTTGAACGATGTTATCGGTATAATTTCCAGTTATACAGGGGAATACATACGCATGAATGGAGAAAAAATTCATGGAGCATCTATACACGATCTTATAAGTCATAATAACAGAAATTTAGCCCAAGAAATAAACGACAAATTTTCTAATACTATGAAGGATTTTCATATTCTCAAAGACCGTGCAGAAAATATTGAGTCTTTTGATCAAATGATCAGCGAAAACAACCCTGAAGGGAATAAAATAGTTCGCAATCTCATAAACGATCTTATTACACAAACAGAATCATTGAGAAAAATACGCATAGCATTAGATCTCATAGAGCCAAATAGAGTTATAGGAAATGTTCCGTAG